A genome region from Arachidicoccus soli includes the following:
- a CDS encoding RagB/SusD family nutrient uptake outer membrane protein — translation MKRIKMKTLIGTVAMILFLTGCSKVLKEQPRSIYTPAFFQTKTGVLGGLTEMYSHLRYIYGQAYYYNTCETGTDEATYGQSADGNFKVMDMTGQGVIDATTSRSDAIWNTCFTNINTANGVIQYGTSAGVDSSLTSEANFFRAFDYFLLVQTFGGVPLDLGSGDLQFNINPVASSVRNTVPEVYTKCIFPDLIRAVNNLPMSARLTGTITKPVAQLYLAKAYLTYAWWLKNPNNIPTYPAAERTDPDGHNAQWYFQQAYAISTNAIENPGIYGLQPTFYDVNNGANDRNNEIMLYADHTQTSQQYNGSSLTYGSGGAPDNFAGWMLTWNYPNIQSSSSNSSWKAVNSVQRASLQPLGRPWVRMAPPIGVFTNTFADKTNDSRYDGTFTTVYHGNWNLAGISGSLYNANNMQVSPGAPILTFLDSEPSTAIDYSNSVYKSNVGAGVLPGRSDFVIDPNGISRIVYPGLWKLGPYRTDNGSGLGNPNAASTRPFNIDKFSELFFVAAEAAIEGASTTSVTGTYANDGTARGLINIIRARAGKWDYDNNGDSAKIADNSAAMIAATPATITIDYLLAERSREYYGEGYRWFDLVRTQEWANLASSYSICGNNYGDHTPQTITRTIPAYLYLRPIPQGQLDAMQVSEAIKTAYQNPGYQ, via the coding sequence ATGAAAAGAATAAAAATGAAAACTTTAATAGGAACAGTCGCAATGATCTTGTTCTTAACAGGATGTTCTAAAGTACTAAAAGAGCAGCCTCGAAGTATCTATACCCCAGCTTTTTTCCAAACGAAAACCGGAGTTTTAGGGGGCTTGACGGAAATGTATTCGCATCTAAGGTATATTTATGGGCAAGCCTATTATTATAATACCTGTGAAACTGGTACCGATGAGGCAACTTACGGTCAAAGTGCAGATGGTAACTTTAAAGTCATGGATATGACAGGTCAAGGAGTTATCGATGCTACAACCAGCCGTTCTGATGCAATATGGAATACATGTTTTACCAATATTAATACGGCTAATGGTGTAATTCAATATGGTACTAGTGCAGGTGTTGATAGTTCTCTAACTTCAGAAGCAAATTTCTTCAGAGCATTTGACTACTTCTTATTGGTACAAACATTTGGCGGAGTCCCACTAGATCTTGGATCGGGCGATCTTCAGTTTAATATTAATCCTGTTGCCTCTTCGGTTCGCAATACAGTGCCTGAAGTTTATACGAAATGTATTTTCCCTGATTTGATAAGAGCGGTAAATAATTTGCCGATGTCGGCCCGTCTTACTGGAACAATTACGAAACCGGTCGCACAGCTTTATCTGGCAAAAGCTTATTTGACTTACGCATGGTGGTTAAAGAATCCCAATAATATTCCTACTTATCCTGCCGCAGAAAGAACAGATCCTGATGGACATAATGCACAATGGTATTTTCAGCAGGCTTATGCCATTTCCACAAATGCTATTGAAAACCCGGGCATATATGGGTTACAACCTACTTTTTATGATGTGAATAATGGAGCAAACGATCGCAATAATGAAATAATGTTGTACGCAGACCATACGCAGACTAGTCAGCAATACAATGGAAGTAGCCTCACTTATGGTAGTGGGGGTGCTCCAGATAATTTTGCCGGATGGATGTTAACTTGGAACTACCCCAATATACAAAGTAGCTCAAGTAACTCATCTTGGAAAGCTGTAAATTCTGTTCAGCGTGCTTCATTGCAACCATTAGGTCGCCCTTGGGTGCGTATGGCTCCTCCTATCGGTGTATTTACCAATACTTTTGCCGATAAAACCAATGACTCTCGTTATGATGGAACCTTCACAACAGTGTATCATGGTAACTGGAATCTAGCTGGTATCAGTGGATCTTTATACAATGCGAATAATATGCAAGTGAGTCCCGGAGCACCAATATTAACTTTCTTAGATAGTGAACCGTCTACTGCAATTGATTATTCTAATTCTGTTTATAAAAGCAATGTTGGTGCAGGTGTTTTACCCGGAAGGTCTGATTTTGTAATTGATCCAAATGGTATAAGCAGAATCGTTTACCCAGGCCTATGGAAATTGGGACCTTATCGTACGGATAATGGTTCTGGGCTAGGAAATCCAAATGCTGCCAGTACACGTCCTTTCAATATTGACAAATTCTCAGAACTGTTCTTTGTTGCCGCAGAAGCGGCCATAGAAGGAGCAAGTACCACAAGTGTTACGGGTACTTATGCAAATGACGGTACTGCGAGAGGATTAATCAACATTATTAGGGCTCGTGCCGGTAAGTGGGATTATGATAACAATGGAGACTCTGCTAAAATTGCGGATAACAGTGCTGCAATGATTGCTGCAACGCCGGCAACGATTACCATTGACTATCTTTTGGCAGAGCGCTCACGTGAATATTATGGAGAAGGATATCGTTGGTTTGATTTAGTACGTACACAGGAATGGGCAAATCTTGCTTCCTCTTATTCTATATGTGGAAACAATTACGGAGATCATACGCCTCAAACAATTACTCGTACCATTCCTGCATATCTTTATTTGCGCCCAATTCCGCAAGGTCAACTGGATGCGATGCAAGTGAGTGAGGCGATAAAGACTGCTTATCAAAATCCAGGATATCAATAG